The DNA segment TGCCTGAGTGGATATGCAGCGTATGCAGCCAAGGGAAATAACCCTTCGTTTGGGTTTGGCGATACATTTTCGATTGTCGAAAGCGCCTATGCCGACGATGATGGCAAAAGAGAACATGAGGGAAAGCATGAACGTCACGGCGGAAATCAAAAATCTGAAAAAGAGGGTGATGATGATCGTGATAGCGTATGGAGTGACATCCATGAAATGTCGGCACAATTCATGTTGTTTTTGATCGGTTTACATATAATTGGCGTTGCTGTTTCAAGTAGAAAGCATAATGAAAACCTTGTGATGTCCATGATAACAGGAAAAAAAGACAAGAAAGGAGAAATAAGTGAGTCAAGTAGATTTATCTGAAACAATGCGAAGATTTATGGCGAATGACCAGCTTAAGAAAAAGCTGAAAGTATTTCTTGGGATAGGTTGCCTCGGCATCCTACTGGTGGGTGGTCTTATTATTTGGGCAGGTGTTGCGACCGTTAAACATGTTGCAAGCGTCGGAGCAAACGTCAATGTGCAGGAACAGGTTCAAAACCTAAAGACTGGGGCTCTCAACTTGCCAGCCATAGCAAAGGTTGGCTGCTGGGAAAAAGCGCAAAGCTTGCTGACTATCCAGGTTTGGCTTGAAAAACCTGTCGCCGAAAATCTCCAGGGCCTAAAGGACGCCTGTTTAGGCTCAGAGGGCAAGCCACAAACCAACTGAGAAAATTCTGGGTTAAATGTCCAAAGTGGTCTCAAGAAGAGATTACACCCGAATGGGGAGTTTCCACTCTCAGGCATGAGATTATTTGGATAACATAATATAATAACGAGGAAAAATTATGAATATTGAAAGAATAGCGTTGGCCTTTGGCATACTACTCGCAGCAAACACGGTACTTGCTTCAGAAACCTTGGAGTTGAAAACCTCCAAGGAGAAGGTGAGCTACGCGATCGGCATGGACATGGGCAATAGCCTGAAGAAAAATGGCGTTGATATCAACCCGGATGTCCTTGCAAAGGCGATTAAAGATGTTCTCACAGACCAGAAGCCTCAAATAACCAACCAGGAAGCTGTGACAATCTTAACTGGCCTGCAAGAGGAAATGCAGGGAAAACGTCAGGAGGCGATGAAGGTTCTTGGCGAAAAAAACAAAAATGAAGGTGCCGCCTTTCTTGTTGAAAACATGAAAAAGGAGGGTGTGAAAACTCTTCCAAGTGGCCTTCAATATAAAGTGATAACCGAGGGCAAGGGCAAGTCGCCAAGTGCAACGGATACGGTTACGGTGCAATACACTGGAAGGCTTGTCGATGGGACTGAGTTTGACAGCTCTTATAAACGTGGAGAGGCTGCAACCTTTGTGGTAAATGGCGTTGTTAAAGGATGGACAGAGGCCCTGCAATTAATGAAAGAAGGGAGTAAATGGCAGCTTTTCCTGCCCTCAAACCTGGCTTATGGCGAGACCGGAACCGTTGGTGGTCCGATTGGCCCGAATGCTGTGCTGATCTTTGACGTTGAGCTGGTCTCGCTACAGTCAAAATAACACTCTCGCTATCTCAGGCTGGCAACATAAACTTCGTCTTTTTGCTGTCACTTGGAGAGCGTGTAAAACCCTGCAACACGATGCAAGGGGTGGAGGTTCACTCCTTTGAAGAGGTTGGTCTTCGCCATATTGGTTGTTCTTGGCCTTTGGTTTCTTGTAGACCCGTTCGGCAATATTATTTCCCCGAGAATGCGGAACCTCGCGCGGTAACGGCCAGGGGGGATCTGGCTGCCGATGAGCAAAACACCATTGATATCTTTCGGAATAATTCGCCGTCGGTGGTGTATGTCACCAGCATTGCCCTCAGACGAGGTTTTTTTCGATGAATGCCGTCGAGATCCCCCCAAGGTACTGGCTCTGGTTTTATCTGGGATATAGGTGCGGAGATTATCTTGACCACACTGAGAGATAATAAAATATTTGACGTTCCCCTCAGGCTCACAGCTATGAATTGAGGATTTGAATAAAAGCTCATTCATGCAACAATATACTAATTTTATACCCAATCCAATGTTCAGAATTCCCTATATTATAGGATTTTATTCCGTCTCTGAGGCAATCCGTCGGGTGAGTGATGCTTTGTTCTCATCTTCCCCCGCGGTTTTTTCACGTGCTCTTCTTGCCAATCCCAGAGCTATAGGAGCTGCCTGTCCCAGTTCTTTGAAGCTGGCTCGGACGATTGCCGATTTGGTCACTCTGCCGGACGATGATAGTCTTGTGCTGGAGCTAGGCGGTGGCACTGGCATTGTGACAAAAGCCTTGTTGCAACGCGGTGTAGCTCCAGACAAATTAGTGGTTGTTGAATTGGATAGGTTGCTGGCTCGGTACCTGAAGCAACGATTCCCGGATGTTGCCGTAATTCAAGGCAACGCGGTCAAGCTCTGTCAGTTGTGTAATCGGTATGAAAGAAATATCGGAACCGTGGTTTCTAGTCTGCCTCTGCTTTCCCTACCTTCCACCTCGGTGGCAGCTCTTGGCGGTGAGATACAGAAGATGCTGGGACAAAAGGGTTCGCTCGTTCAGTATACTTATCTTCTAAATAATCGTCCCTCGCCCCTTGCGGCATATCTAGACAGGATTTCAACACAAACCGTGTGGTACAACATACCACCCGCCAAAATCGAAGTATTCAGGGCTCGTGCTCCACTTACTAAAACATCTGACAATAAAACCTTATGATATTTTTTGAAACACAAGCATCACTATGACACTCTTTCAGAGATACCAAAAAGCAGGCATCATCGTCATGCGTATTTTCAGGTGGGACTTGCAGCTTCATTTTTTCTGGGGCTTTACTCTGACCCTGCTCGGTATCTATTGGTTGCCGTTGTGTGGAGCCGGAATTGCGATCACCGTGATTAAAGAATTTCTGGACGTTTGGAGCAAAGGCTCATGGAGTTGGGGTGATTTTTGGTGGGGGATCGTCGGCTCACTTGTATCGTTGGCATTTTTATACACCCAGGAAATTGGGTGATAGCCAGTACAAAACTCCACTTTAACTTTGGCTAATCAGATGCTTTTTGACACTTTTTTTATTGCCTTTCCTGGCTTGGTTCATTTTATTTTATCATGCCTTCCACCCTCATCCTCACTTGCTTTTTGCTCTGGGCCGGAAAATCACGCGAGATTCTCTTACTGGTTGTAGGGTTTTCAACAACAGCGATTGCCGTCCATACCGCTAAATTGATCTTCCGCAGACCAAGGCCGGATTCACTTGTGCACCTAGTCCCTACGCCGACAGACTGGTCATTTCCAAGCGGTCATACCGCCCAGGCGACTGCCTTTTTCCTCTCAGTCACCCTTATTGCCATTCGTATCCTGCCACCGTTTTGGGCAATGCTGACTACTATTTTTAGCCTGCTAATCATTATCGGTGTCGGTTATTCGCGAATCTATCTCCAGGTCCACTATCTTTCAGATGTTCTGGCTGGAATGGCATTGGCAGTTTTTCTAGTTCTGGTGGTAAACGCGCTGCTCCCCAACCGTTACCTGCCAATTGGTAAATGAATTGATATCTGAATTTCAACATCAACCAAATTGCAAGTACAAATAAAGGAATCACCATGCGCAATAAATTTCTCAATACCGGTGAGATTGGCTATCATCCAATACGCAAGATCATGGTTTGTATTTCAGGCCTGCGCTATGCCATCCGCTATGACTTCAGTGTTACCTATAAGGTCTGCATTTCGCTGATCACTCTAATCATATGTTTTTTGTTACGACGCTGGGTCGATTTCCTGCTGATCCTGTCTGCAACTTCACTGGTACTGATTGCCGAGTTGTTCAACAGCGCCATTGAGGCTCTGTGCGATTTCATCGAAACCCATGAGAATCATAAAATCAAGGTTGTAAAAGATATATCAGCGGCGGCGGCCGGCATCAGCATTCTGTTGTGGGTTGTAATACTGATTGTTGAATTTTCGCATCTCTGGCGTATCATGGCCGACTCATAGCGTCCTCAAAAGAAAGCAGTAGATAAAAAAGTTGCCAATGTCAAAGGGATGGCATCTTTATGCCCAAAATGCCATTTTGCTGCTCTGATTCGTTGATTTTGGGACTACGGCTCTGCGTAGTTCAGACTAATCTTGTGCACTTTCTTTTATTGGTATCAAGTGTCGGGATAGTGAAACATGAAAAGAGAAGTAGCGCCGGAAATTTGGATAAGCCTTTAAGTGGAAAATCTGCCACCAAGAAGGTCCATTAAAAGGCTTAATCAAGAAACAGAAAATGGCAAAATAAAACGGATCGTGGTTTGATCATCGGAAGAGCGAATACTGTTGGTGTATTAGCGGTTAAGTTCATCCCAGTCCCGCCACTCTACCTGATGAATTGCCAGATAGCGATCGACCGCCTGACCAAGAGTGGGAAAAAAGTTCTCAGTGCCCAATGTTGTGAATAACTCGTAGCTCTTCAATCGATCTTTAACTGGGCCTTTCATTTCCGCAAAACATAGTTCCATGCCTTCGGCGTGAAGAGCCTTATCGAGTGCTGCCAAAGCATCGGCAGCGGTGATATCGATGTCGGTTACCGGCTCGGCTGCGACGACGATCCACTTGGTCCGGGTTGGTGCTTGAGCGATCGCTTGCAAGATATGCTCATGGAATATTTCGGCATTAGCAAAGAATAGCGGTGCATCCCATCGAAATAATACCAGCCCCGGAATCCGCTTCGCCTCAGGATGACGCGAGATGTCGTGATACCCCTTTAAGCCATCAACGCGGCCCAACACCGCATCGTATGGCCGCCACGCGCGCCAGATAAAGGCAAGTAACGCTAATCCCACGGCCATGAAGATGCCCTGAATCACACCAATCAGCGCCACACCTAGAAAGCTCACCATCGATAATACGAATTCGCTGCGCCGCAATCGATACAGTCGTATCACACCGGTAATTTCGACAAGCGAGAAACAGGCGTAGATCACGATCGCGCCCAAGGCAGCGGTGGGCAAATTCTTCAATAGCCTCGGTGCGAAGATCAACAACAGCGCGATGCAGACCGCACCAACCAACCCCGTAAGCTGCGATTTGGCGCCGGCCGATTCGGCTACCGGGGTACGAGATGCGCTACTGCTGATGGAGAAACCTTGAAAAAGTCCGGTGGCCACATTTGCCACGCCCAGCGCGATGAGTTCCTGATTGCGGTCAACTTCGTAGGCGCCGCGTAAAGCAAAGGTCCGCGACAGCACGCTCATGTCGGCAAATGCCACTAATGCAATCGCCAGGGCACTGGCAAACAAAGTGCTTAATTCATCAAGTGATACACTCGGGATTTGAAAAGCTGGGAGACCTTGGGGCAGTGGCCCCATCACCGCAACACTGTTTTGCACTGCAAGATTGAACCACCATACGGCGATCGTCGCTCCGCCGACTGCGATCAGGATACCGGGGACTTTAGGAGCCCAGCGTTTAAAACCGACGATTACCAGCAAGCAGGCCAAGCCGATCACTAATGTGGTCTTGTTTGTTTGGCCGTCCATAATACCGGCCACGAGGTTATTGGCTTCTTGAATAAGATTACCGCCGCTGACGGAGAAACCGAATATTTTGGGAAGCTGGCCGACCAACACCGTGATAGCAATACCATTCAGATAACCATAACGAATGGGCTTCGATAGCAGATCGGTGACAAAACCGAATCTGGCAAGACCAGCCAAGATGCATAACGCACCCGTCAATATGGCAAGCAGTCCCGCAAGGATCACCAACCGATCGGGGTTCCCGGAACCTAACGGCAGAATTGTCGCGGCGATGATACCGGCGAGCGCTGAATCTGGCCCTAGCACCAGAATGCGGCTCGGCCCGAAGAGAGTGTAGGCAACAAGTGGAACGATGGTGGCGTATAGACCGCAAATGGCGTGCAAGCCTGCGGCTTCAGCATAACCCATGCCGGTAGGTACAAGGATGGCCGTAAGGACGAGACCTGCTACCAAGTCTTTGGCCAGCCAGCTACTCTGATATGTGTGAACCAGCGCGAGGACGGGTAGCCAGCTATGCAAGCCGCGCGGGCGAGCGGCACGAGCGAAGGGATTACTGGGCTCCCCTTCTTTTTGTGGGACAGTCGGGCCAGGAGTTGAGGTCATGTAAACGGCTCATCAATAAGGTATGTTTATTGTCGCTGATTCAGGTACAGGATGGATAACGAGGATAAAACACCAGAATTTCCAAAGCTTGATACAATAACGATACGATCAGCCAGGTCATGGACAATCAGGGCAGTAGTCGATCGGCGTTTCATAATAGCGTTAACCTCATATTTAAAAGAGGATCGATCTGTTCCGTTGTCGTCTGCATCAATTAAATTTCCATAACGAGAGTAACTCAGACTAATCTTGTGCACTTTCATCTGTCGGTATCAAGTGCCGAGATATTGAAACATAAAAAATGACTCCTTGGGGTTTGGCTGGTTCCTGCCAAACTGCACCACCATGCAAAGCTGCGATCTCCTTGACGATGGCCAACCCCAGCCCGGATCCCTGGATTTCTGTTGAAGATGTCTCCCGATTGAACCAATTGAAAATATTGTCGGAATCTTTTCCTTTTAAACCTTGGCCATCATCTGTAATTGTAAATATGTGCAAATCATCTGCCAACCGATAGCCAATTTCAATCCTAGTTAATCCATATCCCCCATGTTTTAATGAATTTTCTATAATATTCCTGAAAATTCTTATAATTGAAAGTCGGTCTGCAACCAGGGTGTCTGGAACGTTTTCTGAGATGACCCACTGCACAGAACGGGTATTGAGCTGGATGAAAAATTCCTCTTGAAGAAGCGGGAAAACTTTTTCCAGAGAAATTTCTTTGATGTTCAATTGAGTTTCTTTTGCTGAAATGAAGCTGTTGATTTTATCAACAAGAGAAGCGATATCTTCCGAGGACTGTTGGATTTGCTCACAAATTTTTTTCCCTCTATCAGTGAGTTCATTGCCATATTTATTGTTGAGAATTCTCGCTAGGCCAAGAATGGCAATTGCCGGATTCTTGAGATCATGAGCAACTGAATAGGAAAAAAGTTTAATTTTTTCAGAGCTTCTTTGGAGTTCCTCTTCTGCTTTCTTCCGATCCGAGATTTCATTAAGAAGATGTTGATTCTGGGTAGCAAGCTCCCTTGTTCGTTCTTCCACCCGTAATTGCAGTTCATCGTGGGCGTTCTGAAGAGCTTCCGTGGCACGTTTGCTCTCGATGATGTGGCCAAGTCTTTCCGCAATCGCATTCAGTAGACTTCGTTCTTCTGTTAAAAATTTTCCTTCATCATTTTTAGACTTATTTTCAAATATGAAAACTTCTAAAATCCCAATTTTTTCTTTGTTGACTATAATTTCCTGGGATTGGAACCAGACAGTTTCAGTGAATTGTTTTGTCCTATATGAGTGGTTGTTCAGCTCGATTCGGGCACAGGTAATTTCTGGGTATTGCCAAGCTGCGGGGATAAGGTCTACAGTTCTTTGAATTATGGCCTCAAGAGTCAAATGATCTTCATCAACAAGTCTTGAGATACCATACAGGCAACTCAGCTCCTTGATACGTTCTTGGAGCTCAAGAGTTGTTTTTCTAAGGGCATCGTCTGCCCGTTTTTGTTGGACAATCTCCCAGGTAACGTCGGCAAGGTAGGAAACGATTTCCACATCCCGTTGTGTGTAATCAGTCGGCTTATTCCCTATTCCAAGAAAGGCAACTGCCTTATCTTTCCGTATCACCGGCACCACAAGTTCTCGAATCACTTTGGCATGGCCCTCAGGCATTCCCTTCTTATGCGGTAGAGATGAGTAGTCATTGTGGATAACTACTTTTTTCTGAGGTAAACAGTCTACCCAAACTCCAGCCTGGTCAATACTGTGATGAGTGCCCATTCCCTCAGCTTGACAAAATTCTTTAAGTGTCCGGGTAGACCATTTTTGCAAAGAAAGTGATTTTTGGTCGGAATCAACAAAGTGATAAAACCCGATGGGGCTATCAAGCAAAGTCCCAACCTCATCTAAAGCTTGGGACAAAAGCTCATCTAGAGTGTGAGTATTGGCATATTCGATGAGAGAAAGACGAATTTTAAGAAAACCTTCCAACAATTGTTTTCCGTCGATATCGTTGTGTTTTTGGTCATTCATCTTTGATGAACCATGAAAATATGTCGAATCCTACTGGACCCTTCAGTAACCAAGGTGCACCCGATCAAATTGTTATGCTTACACAATTGATTGATGACTGAGGGGGCCGCCTATTTCTACCTTTAAGTTTCACCTACGGAACTTCCTCAGAAGATCTTGCAAGCAACCAGGCCAACTGTTGTGTGAGTTGGGTCTGTCTTTTCGCTCATTTCGGGCAAAACTACGAATGTCAGTGATGCCCATTATGCTGTCATACTTTACTCTCCCTGAGATTTCTTTTCTACCATTGCTGAAATACCGCTTGCCTTACGCCGGTAAAAAACAATGTATACCACCATCAACAAACAACTCCCGACGACAGCCCAAATTACCGCCTGTTTTGAATAAGACATGATCAAATCTTGATTTTGCCCGATGAGATAACCGATCCAGGTAAGGACTGAGCACCAGAGGAACGCACCAAGTAATGTGTACATGGAAAAACGTAAATGGTTCATCCGGTAAAGTCCTGCTGGGATTGAAATCAAATGCCTTACTACCGGTAACAGCCTGCCAATAAATGTTGAGATTTCGCCATGTCGAAGAAAAAACCGTTCAATCCGATGAAATTTTTCTGGTGGAATAAGTATATATTTTCCGTATTTAAGTATTAACGGCCTGCCAATATAGAGTGCTCCATAATAGTTTGCATATGCACCGGCAAGACTCCCCAAAGAGCCAGCTAATATTGCGAGCCAGGGATTCATGAGTCCCTGTTGTGCGAGGTATCCAGCTGGAGGCATAACCAATTCACTCGGGACAGGAATAAGAGAACTTTCCATGGCCATGAGAAAAAATATCCCCGGATATCCTAAGATACCGATCCCTTCAACCAGCATCTTCATAAAACTACTGATCATGCAATCACTCCGTATTGCGCCATAAATGAATTAATAGCGATTTCTTGAAAGAAACGGATTAAATGTCTGAATAACTTGTTTGGGTAATTCTTAAGAAACCACTATCCAATTGAAGGATAGTGGGCAAAAAAAATTTCCCCTTCAAATCAATGAACTCGCCTCACTCTGCATCTAACCGTTTTTTTCTCATTCGTTTGATTTTCGCCTGCGATTAGTTCGAATCGGCTTCTGGCGCTGCTTTGCAAGCTCACGTTGCAAGGAAAGAATGAGTCTTTCAAAGCTGGATCGAAACACCTCAAGATAATCAATCCCGGCACCTTTAATTGTAATTTTACCGGTGGGCCGGAGCTTCGCGGAAACCATACATTGCTTGTCTTGGCCTCCTTTTGGGCCGTTGACATCCGAAAAGCGGACCCGGACCCGCATGATGACGGCACGAAACCTCCATAGGAGGATTTGCAGTTGGCGCGCCACGATATTTTTTGATTTTTTGTTAAATTCCAGCTCATTCCATTTGACATCGAAATTCATACAATCCTCTCTTGAGAGTTTCATTAGCGCTTTAATCAGCCGGTGTCCTTGGTTGATCATAAAATAACTGTTTTTAATAATGTTAAAGCTGGCGCCTAATCAATAATTACCTCTTGTTTTTCAGCATACGCTGTCTTTGCCACCTTCGAGGTACCGAAAAGTGTCATCCCGTCGAACCACAGGTACAGTACAGGAGTGATAAATAACGTAATCATTTGTGAGAACAAGAGTCCGCCGACAATTGCGACACCGAGTGGCTGACGCAATTCAGCTCCCGCGCCTAGCCCGATCGCAAGGGGTAATGCGCCCATGATAGCGCACATAGTCGTCATCATGATTGGCCTGAAGCGGAGCAAACAAGCCTTGCGAATCGCCTGTGCAGGTGGCATGTTTTCCCGGCGTTGTGCATCTAAGGCGAAGTCGATCATCATAATTGCGTTCTTTTTTACCACACCAACCAGCAACAAAATACCAATCATGGCAATGAAGCTGAGCTCTAACCCGGTTATTCGTAAAGCCAAAAGTGCACCAACAGCAGCCGATGGAATACCAAGCAAAATCGTAACAGGATGTATCCAGCTCTCATACAGCATGCCGAGAATCACATAGATCACGGCTATCGCAATAACGATCAACCATAACTGGGTGCTTTGTGATTTTTGAAAGAGTGCTGCAAGACCGGCGTAAGAACCGAAAATGGAAACAGGGAGTGCGATTTGTTGCTGCGCGGCTTTGATTGCCATCGTTGCATCGGACAGTGCTTTTCCGGGTTGAATGTCGAACGAAATCGTCACCGCCGGTAGCTGCCCTTGATGATTGATTGCCATGGTACCTTTCGCTCGATTGACTTTGGTGAAGGCACTGAGGGGGACCAACGTTCCGGTAGCGTTGCGCACCTGGATTTTCGAAAGACTACTCTCATCGCGGCGATACTCATCGGCGAGTTCCATGATGACCTGATAGCTGTCCTCCGGTGCATAGATAGTCGATACCTGTTGCGTGCCGTAGGCTGCATACAAGGTGCTGCGCACCCCGGCCATGTCAACACCCAAAAGCGACGCCTTGTCACGATCAACCAGCAAACGTGCCTCAAGACCATCCCGTTGAGAATCTGAATTTAACCCGACGAACACGTCTGATTTTTTTAATTCAGCAATTAATTTCTCAGCCCAAACATCCAAGTCATCGGGGCTCACCGATTGCAGTGTGTATTGGTACATACTCTTCGAGCCGCGACCACCGATTTTAAGATTCTGAACCGGACTGAAAAACATCTGGATATTCGGCAGGAAACTGGTTTCCTTGCGCAACTGCGTCAACACAGCAGCCATAGGCGGTCGTTTACCAATGGTTTTGAGAGTGATGAAAAATGAAGTCGAATCATGGTTAACTCTCGAAACCACATCCTTTACGTTGGGATCCTTTAATATCACGGCTTCAAGCTGTGATAGCACGGCCAACCGTCCTTCATACGACATATCCTGAGGCGCATCGACATTAGCGGAAATCTGCCCGGTGTCTTCCAGAGGGAAAAAACCCTTGGGCGCGATAATATAAAGCCAGGCGGTAAAAGCAAAGGTGGCAAAGGCCACGGTTAGCACGACCGTTCGATGGGCCAAGGCCCAGTCAAGAGCGAGGCTATACTTATTCAACACATAGTTGAATCCATTCTCAAATGATCGCCTCCAAGCGGGCGGAGAACGACGTTCATGGCGATTTTTGATCAGCATCGGCACCAGCACAGGGATAAGCGTTAGGGCTGCGGCGGCTGATACCACAATTGCAAGCGATACAACGATGGCAAACTCATGAAAAAGCAAACCGATTGTGCCGGGCATGAAAAAAATCGGGATAAAGACGGCGATGAGCGAAATCGATATTGATATAACGGTAAAAGCAACCTCGGAGGAGCCACGAACTGCTGCCGCATATGGCTCCATGCCTTCTTCTATATAGCGCATGATGTTTTCCAGCACTACGATAGCATCGTCGACCACCAATCCAACGGCAATCGTTAATCCCATCAGCGAAATATTGTTGAGGCTCAAACCGAATGCGTACATCAGGCCAAAGGTGGCGAGCAGCGAGATAGGCAAGGTTATTGATGGAATCAACGTTGCGGTTATCTGGCGCAGGAATAATAAAATCACCATGATGACGAGGCCGGTGGTCAGGAGCATAGTCAGATTGACGTCGTGAATAGAGTTGCGAATCGAGATCGACCGATCATTGAGCAACTGCACTTTTACCGAGCCGGGCATTTGACTTTCCAACTTTGGAATCATGGCTCGAATGGCGTCAATCGTGGCAACAGTATTGGCACCCGGCTGACGCCGGATCGCCAGGAGAATCGAGCTTTCGCCATTAATCGAGCTGGCATTGTTGGTGCTCTCTATACTGTCGAGAACCGTTGCAAAATCAGATATTCGAACTGATCGGCCATCATGCGATGCCACAATAATGTTGCCGAAATCTTTGGCTTTCATCAGTCCTGCGGGCATTTGCAGTGACATCATCTGCCGATTACTGTCAAGCTCGCCGATTGGCGCATTGGAGTTGGCCGCTTTTAATGCCGCACTTACGTCGGCTAAGGTCAGGTTTACGGCGGCCAGTCGATCCGGATCGACTTCGATGCGTACAGCAAATCGCTTATGCCCGTAGACATTTACCTGCGCCACACCGTTCAACGTCGAAAGAGCAGGTACAATAAGATTGTCGGAATACCCATTCAGATCGGTTACCTTTAAGGCAGGCGAACTGAGGCCAATCAGCAATACCGGGTCATCGGCGGGATTGATCTTTCTGTATGATGGCGGCGTCGTCATTTCGGTCGGCAATGATCGAGTAGCCCGGTACAGCGCTGCCTGTACATCGCCGGCAGCAGCGTCGATATTGCGACCTGGATCGAATTCCAGGGTGATCTGTGTTTCGCCCTGAATGCTGCTGGACGTTGTCGTGAGCAGTCCGGGGATTGCGGTAAACTGTTTTTCAAGCGGTGTCGCAACCGACGTTGACATGGTTGCCGGGCTCGCGCCGGACAATGTCGCGCTGACCTGAATGGTGGGTGTATCGTAGTTGGGCAATGCAGAGATAGGAAGCTGCAGCCAGCACGCAACCCCACCGACAATTACACTTAGCCACAGCAGTATCGTGGCGATCGGACGCTGCATGCATTGTTCGGAAATTTTCATTTTACCGACTCGCTCGCCATGGTGCCGGCACCAGTAGGTTTGTCAGGCGAACTCTTGGGACCGTTCGGATCCGTCACTTGGACCAACATCCCGATGCGCAGATTCTGGCCACCTTCGAGAACCACACATTCACCACTTTTTAATCCATCAATCACGGCCATTTCATCTTGAACACGTATCAAGGTCACTGGTTTGGAGAATACCTTGCTGTCACCATCCACCGCATACACAAAACGCCCAATGGGTCCTTCCATGATCGCCTGTGGTGGTAGGACCACGGCCCCCTTGCTAACACCTGCATGCAACGTGACCCGCACGAAGGCGCCGGGCCATAAATTCTGCTGCGGATTGGGAAAAGCAGCTTTCATATTAATGCTGCCTGTATCGGTGTTGACCGTGTTGTTGATAAACGAGAGCTTGCCTTCAATTGTTTTGCCATCAGGATTGTTGATAGAAACGATTATCGGTGCACTTGCGCGCGCCGCAAGGATCGGATTTAAGTTTTGTTCAGGCAGGCTGAATTCAACCCCTATAGGATCAAATTGCGCAAGAGTTACCAAAGGCGCGGTTGCGGACACCTGGGCCAGACTTCCAGCATGAACTGTCACAGCGCCGGCTTTGCCGGAAAGCGGTGCAGTGATAGTGGTATGTGCGACCATCACCCGTGCGCTCTCTATTTCAGCTTCAGCGGCTTTGAACTGGGCGTGCAAGGCATCGGCTTTGCTGGCGGCTGTATCGACCGCGCTGGGAGCAATAAAATTTGATTTCGCCAGTTCTGTTGCTCGACTAAAGTCGCGCTTGGCATCGGCAAGCTGCGCAGTGATTTGCGCAGCCTGTGCCTCAAACCGTTTTAACTGCGCTGTTGCATCACTTGCGTCTAGCGTGAACAATAATTGACCAACTGTAATTTCATCACCTTCCTTAAAATTCACGCTCTTAATTGTTCCAGTGAGTTGTGGCCGTACGTCTACTTGGCTAAGCGCAACAAGATGTCCCTGCGCTGAAAATTCAATGGGAAAGTCCTGTGTCTTTGTCGCCGTCACACTCACCAAAGGAGGT comes from the Desulforhopalus sp. genome and includes:
- a CDS encoding phosphatase PAP2 family protein, which translates into the protein MPSTLILTCFLLWAGKSREILLLVVGFSTTAIAVHTAKLIFRRPRPDSLVHLVPTPTDWSFPSGHTAQATAFFLSVTLIAIRILPPFWAMLTTIFSLLIIIGVGYSRIYLQVHYLSDVLAGMALAVFLVLVVNALLPNRYLPIGK
- a CDS encoding diacylglycerol kinase, with the translated sequence MRNKFLNTGEIGYHPIRKIMVCISGLRYAIRYDFSVTYKVCISLITLIICFLLRRWVDFLLILSATSLVLIAELFNSAIEALCDFIETHENHKIKVVKDISAAAAGISILLWVVILIVEFSHLWRIMADS
- a CDS encoding FKBP-type peptidyl-prolyl cis-trans isomerase — translated: MNIERIALAFGILLAANTVLASETLELKTSKEKVSYAIGMDMGNSLKKNGVDINPDVLAKAIKDVLTDQKPQITNQEAVTILTGLQEEMQGKRQEAMKVLGEKNKNEGAAFLVENMKKEGVKTLPSGLQYKVITEGKGKSPSATDTVTVQYTGRLVDGTEFDSSYKRGEAATFVVNGVVKGWTEALQLMKEGSKWQLFLPSNLAYGETGTVGGPIGPNAVLIFDVELVSLQSK
- a CDS encoding GAF domain-containing sensor histidine kinase, whose amino-acid sequence is MNDQKHNDIDGKQLLEGFLKIRLSLIEYANTHTLDELLSQALDEVGTLLDSPIGFYHFVDSDQKSLSLQKWSTRTLKEFCQAEGMGTHHSIDQAGVWVDCLPQKKVVIHNDYSSLPHKKGMPEGHAKVIRELVVPVIRKDKAVAFLGIGNKPTDYTQRDVEIVSYLADVTWEIVQQKRADDALRKTTLELQERIKELSCLYGISRLVDEDHLTLEAIIQRTVDLIPAAWQYPEITCARIELNNHSYRTKQFTETVWFQSQEIIVNKEKIGILEVFIFENKSKNDEGKFLTEERSLLNAIAERLGHIIESKRATEALQNAHDELQLRVEERTRELATQNQHLLNEISDRKKAEEELQRSSEKIKLFSYSVAHDLKNPAIAILGLARILNNKYGNELTDRGKKICEQIQQSSEDIASLVDKINSFISAKETQLNIKEISLEKVFPLLQEEFFIQLNTRSVQWVISENVPDTLVADRLSIIRIFRNIIENSLKHGGYGLTRIEIGYRLADDLHIFTITDDGQGLKGKDSDNIFNWFNRETSSTEIQGSGLGLAIVKEIAALHGGAVWQEPAKPQGVIFYVSISRHLIPTDESAQD
- a CDS encoding SulP family inorganic anion transporter, whose protein sequence is MTSTPGPTVPQKEGEPSNPFARAARPRGLHSWLPVLALVHTYQSSWLAKDLVAGLVLTAILVPTGMGYAEAAGLHAICGLYATIVPLVAYTLFGPSRILVLGPDSALAGIIAATILPLGSGNPDRLVILAGLLAILTGALCILAGLARFGFVTDLLSKPIRYGYLNGIAITVLVGQLPKIFGFSVSGGNLIQEANNLVAGIMDGQTNKTTLVIGLACLLVIVGFKRWAPKVPGILIAVGGATIAVWWFNLAVQNSVAVMGPLPQGLPAFQIPSVSLDELSTLFASALAIALVAFADMSVLSRTFALRGAYEVDRNQELIALGVANVATGLFQGFSISSSASRTPVAESAGAKSQLTGLVGAVCIALLLIFAPRLLKNLPTAALGAIVIYACFSLVEITGVIRLYRLRRSEFVLSMVSFLGVALIGVIQGIFMAVGLALLAFIWRAWRPYDAVLGRVDGLKGYHDISRHPEAKRIPGLVLFRWDAPLFFANAEIFHEHILQAIAQAPTRTKWIVVAAEPVTDIDITAADALAALDKALHAEGMELCFAEMKGPVKDRLKSYELFTTLGTENFFPTLGQAVDRYLAIHQVEWRDWDELNR
- a CDS encoding cytochrome b/b6 domain-containing protein; this encodes MNNNIQIRVWDLFVRVFHWSLLPLFFVAYLTGDDKGPLHRYVGYAVLGLVAVRIVWGFVGTKHALFSDFICSPAKALTYLKELVTGKPAHYTGHNPAAAWMIILFFANSIIICLSGYAAYAAKGNNPSFGFGDTFSIVESAYADDDGKREHEGKHERHGGNQKSEKEGDDDRDSVWSDIHEMSAQFMLFLIGLHIIGVAVSSRKHNENLVMSMITGKKDKKGEISESSRFI